From the genome of Papaver somniferum cultivar HN1 chromosome 2, ASM357369v1, whole genome shotgun sequence, one region includes:
- the LOC113350772 gene encoding uncharacterized protein LOC113350772: MSKNSSPVIKELWVISSFTLMVEIWFLRNDVYYDDEKPDANKLQLKMKRRVHDCECRLKGNMWGSSYKRDILQFFLTQMRRMKQVRIIEIFFHLPNEDELLLCCDGAFRGNPGNAGYGFVSRNHSGMFVFVESGGLGVTSNYVAEYIANIRDMEWAVENQHFKLIIQSDSKACITSLKQDKIPWFLLARWQRILSYSPTISYRHVYREINFSAEHFAKESVHLQKGQRLTFIDKPSSLPRLEFPDQPYYRLT; encoded by the coding sequence atgagtaaaaATTCTAGCCCTGTAATAAAAGAATTGTGGGTAATCAGCTCTTTTACCTTGATGGTTGAAATCTGGTTTTTGAGAAATGATGTCTACTATGATGATGAAAAGCCTGATGCTAATAAACTGCAACTTAAGATGAAAAGAAGGGTCCATGACTGTGAATGTAGACTGAAAGGTAATATGTGGGGATCCAGTTATAAAAGGGATATACTGCAGTTCTTTCTTACCCAGATGAGAAGAATGAAGCAAGTTAGAATTATTGAAATCTTCTTTCATCTGCCAAATGAGGATGAATTGTTATTATGCTGTGATGGAGCCTTTAGAGGAAACCCAGGTAATGCAGGCTATGGTTTTGTATCCAGAAACCACAGTGGTATGTTTGTTTTTGTAGAATCTGGAGGTCTGGGAGTTACTTCCAACTATGTTGCAGAATATATAGCTAATATTAGAGATATGGAATGGGCTGTTGAAAACCAGCATTTCAAACTAATTATACAATCTGATTCCAAAGCTTGTATCACCTCTCTGAAgcaggacaagattccatggtTTCTTTTGGCTAGATGGCAGAGAATTCTCTCATATTCCCCTACAATATCCTACAGACATGTCTATAGAGAAATCAACTTCTCAGCTGAACATTTTGCTAAAGAAAGTGTGCATCTTCAGAAGGGTCAAAGGCTCACATTCATTGACAAACCTAGCAGCTTGCCCAGACTTGAGTTCCCTGATCAACCATATTATAGATTGACTTAG